The Primulina tabacum isolate GXHZ01 chromosome 1, ASM2559414v2, whole genome shotgun sequence genome contains the following window.
ATATGAGAGAATAAAAAATACTATTTGTACATAGAATCTCCAGAAGGAAGCGAAATGTTGGTTTTTCCCTTTCCatgaaatgaaatataatggtGCTTTTGTGGCAAATGTCGAGCCTAGATTTTCCATTGTGTGACAATTTTGTGCCTTTTATTGTGAAAGATGACACGGATTTTTAAGCACCGTAAACATCAGTGataattgaaatttgaaataatttttgcaCTTTTGGAGTTGGGTGCTTTTTACTATGTAGCATTGAATAAATGTCGCTAAAGTTATAGCACAGCTAACTCTTTTAAGTTGTATGGCCAGCAACCTCAGTGTTGGTTGTGTCTCCCTTGGATTGAAATAAAACGAAAAGATAATAAATCCATACCGGATCTGTAACTTGTTCCGCTAGATAATTCGGAAGAACTTTCAGATCTGGAGCAGTAAAGTTAGGCATCCCATTTGCAACACTGGAGGAAGGAAACCATTGCTGAGTATCCCACCAGTAAAGGAGCCATGGTGCATAGTGAGTCACTCGTAACGCCCATTGATCCCGACAAGATTGTTGGTTGTATGCTTCTGTAGATAATTTTGGAGGAAAACTAGGCCACCAATAGTTAACAACTGGAGCAATCAACGTCGCACCGGCCAGTCTGTTTTCATATGAGAGAAGTGAACAAACTTTCCAAAACCAATGATAGAATACAGAAAAGAAAAGGGTGCCTTAATAAATAGCTAAGATTAACCTATGAGGAATGTACTTCAGGCATCCCCAAACTACTTGCCCTCCCATGGAATATCCAACAACAAAAAATTTGGGTCCAAGTCCCAATTGATCCCCGAGTTCTTCTATGTCTAAAGCTGTACTTTTCATGGTTCGTTTTGGATCAGGATCACTCTGACCATAACCTGGCCTATCAAAAGACACAAAGTATATCCCAAGCTTTTTAGCCAATTCCTGAAAATGCAAAAATAAGGTGTTCATTTGGAACATAGCGGATTTCAAAGAAAATATCAGAATTGAACAGCCGGTCGTGGTAATACCGATTTGGTAAGAGCATCATCATGTCTACTCAAACGAAAGCCATGAACCAAGATGATTTTGTATTTAGCTATATCTTTGGGTACTCCATGCT
Protein-coding sequences here:
- the LOC142537824 gene encoding uncharacterized protein LOC142537824; this encodes MILFVSKKIFGYRPLRSFSSRAFCSMSWKIIAVSLIGLLAWWYKAAFCPPPPLICGSLRGLPITAPRIRLRDGRHLAYKEHGVPKDIAKYKIILVHGFRLSRHDDALTKSELAKKLGIYFVSFDRPGYGQSDPDPKRTMKSTALDIEELGDQLGLGPKFFVVGYSMGGQVVWGCLKYIPHRLAGATLIAPVVNYWWPSFPPKLSTEAYNQQSCRDQWALRVTHYAPWLLYWWDTQQWFPSSSVANGMPNFTAPDLKVLPNYLAEQVTDPDYATQQGRYESLHRDLMVGFGKWDFDPMNLENPFIDTEVSVHLWQGLEDGLVPHTLQRFVAQKLQWIQYHEVPNAGHLFAYADAKDAILKTLLVAKK